The following coding sequences lie in one Leptospira mtsangambouensis genomic window:
- a CDS encoding outer membrane beta-barrel protein, translating to MRNKYTLLATIVATLFSQASLFAQDKKEKDKSWYELVNFSGYVDVYYNYTTNNRQGATQDTAGTFHTYNKQFAVNAVKLSMEKLADKESPWGFRLDMQNGQNNMYQERPYQTTNSLHNMQLLQQAYVSAYFPVLKGLTVDVGKMATHIGLELLDSKDNIAYTIGYVFFNTIPFIHTGARANLQINDRLSTGLYLYNSAQGTGYTGNGQQFGYNGLAAYGDPAGGSSLTSTQQHAYADGPNPTRAIGTQVKYDVVPDKFQVVWNTLQANDNIKGRQDNSLYYLEQATGTSFPKQSSFKTDHWMIQNLILIYKPTDKLTTIFDYTYGERAGQTNTAAYGYESTGITKAKLDTAMPGLVPDLAPSLVALGFNKDTSFTRENRVKRVYQTYQLQAKYQFTNFFALGFRFEYLDDKRYGGSLAVNPPLFAVTPADRYDLKFQDTIGARAVSNYGQIKTLTFTPTFDLTENLQVKVDLRRDWGPGQQFVDTSGRPASHQNGIIVGMVAKF from the coding sequence ATGAGAAATAAATACACTCTGTTGGCGACGATCGTTGCTACCTTATTTTCCCAAGCTTCCCTTTTTGCTCAGGATAAAAAGGAAAAGGATAAGTCTTGGTATGAGTTGGTAAATTTTTCCGGATATGTGGATGTATACTATAACTATACTACAAACAACCGGCAAGGTGCTACACAAGATACAGCGGGAACTTTCCACACTTACAACAAGCAGTTTGCTGTGAACGCAGTTAAACTCTCTATGGAGAAGTTGGCGGATAAGGAAAGTCCATGGGGTTTCCGTTTGGATATGCAAAACGGACAAAACAACATGTACCAAGAACGTCCGTATCAAACAACGAACTCTCTTCATAACATGCAGTTGTTACAACAAGCTTATGTTTCAGCATACTTCCCAGTACTCAAAGGGTTGACAGTTGACGTAGGTAAGATGGCAACACATATCGGATTGGAACTTCTTGACTCAAAGGATAACATCGCTTACACGATTGGTTATGTGTTCTTTAACACTATCCCATTTATCCATACCGGTGCAAGAGCAAACCTCCAAATTAACGACAGGCTATCCACTGGTCTTTACCTCTACAACAGTGCCCAAGGAACTGGCTATACAGGAAACGGCCAACAATTTGGATATAACGGTTTAGCGGCTTATGGTGATCCAGCTGGAGGATCTAGTCTAACTAGTACACAACAACATGCTTATGCGGATGGTCCAAACCCAACAAGAGCGATTGGAACACAAGTAAAGTATGATGTGGTACCTGACAAATTCCAAGTGGTTTGGAACACATTGCAAGCGAATGATAATATCAAAGGTAGACAAGACAACTCCCTTTACTATCTAGAGCAAGCAACTGGAACTTCATTCCCAAAACAATCGTCTTTCAAAACTGACCATTGGATGATCCAAAACTTGATTTTGATCTACAAACCAACTGATAAATTGACTACTATCTTTGACTATACTTACGGTGAAAGAGCTGGTCAAACAAATACAGCTGCTTATGGTTATGAATCTACTGGGATTACCAAAGCAAAGTTAGATACTGCGATGCCGGGTCTTGTTCCTGATTTAGCTCCAAGCTTAGTTGCTTTGGGTTTCAACAAAGATACAAGTTTTACTCGTGAAAACAGAGTTAAACGAGTTTATCAAACATACCAATTACAAGCGAAGTATCAATTCACAAACTTCTTTGCACTTGGTTTCCGTTTTGAGTATCTCGATGACAAACGTTACGGTGGTTCACTTGCTGTAAACCCTCCTCTATTTGCAGTAACACCTGCAGACAGATATGACCTCAAGTTTCAAGATACAATTGGTGCAAGAGCGGTTAGTAACTACGGACAAATCAAAACCCTTACTTTTACACCTACTTTTGACTTAACGGAAAACCTTCAAGTGAAAGTAGACTTAAGAAGAGACTGGGGTCCTGGTCAACAATTCGTAGATACTTCTGGAAGACCGGCTTCCCACCAAAATGGTATTATCGTCGGTATGGTAGCAAAATTCTAA
- a CDS encoding CCA tRNA nucleotidyltransferase, which yields MPIDPQILIPKNNLNHLLQIDSALKGAGFECFLVGGSVRDLVMGKIPKEYDLTTNAEPKQVKRLFRTVIDTGIEHGTVTVVLDKVHYEVTTYRIDKDYTDGRRPDHVEFGTTLSEDLKRRDFTMNALAYDLTTGLLVDEHSGQKDIQERKIRTIGDPIKRFSEDGLRPIRALRFASTLGFEIEPETKKAIHETKQITKKISLERFQDEILKSFIGQNPSRMIQLLVEEGIFQIFLPSLPTELNPQKYFLERLDQTSKEIIGLQLALAFYSFLADTTSKEVETILRTLKFSGQNTKDCLLFFDFISKWESNLKKTNIDEFLLKKEYLAPVKRHFQNRFKIDREFILKLTPIFGETTMQLVQIWEEEPPLLLTDMKLNGNHLTESFPDLAKTHYGTVLNLLLDLVLHSPKENEYSRLLRHSAQFISNLIK from the coding sequence TTGCCAATAGATCCGCAAATCTTAATCCCCAAAAACAACTTAAACCACCTATTACAAATTGATTCTGCTCTGAAAGGAGCGGGATTTGAATGTTTTCTTGTCGGAGGTTCAGTGCGGGATTTGGTCATGGGTAAAATTCCGAAAGAATACGATCTTACAACAAATGCCGAACCGAAACAAGTCAAACGTCTCTTTCGGACTGTGATCGACACGGGAATCGAACATGGAACTGTAACAGTTGTTTTAGATAAAGTTCATTACGAAGTTACAACCTATCGCATTGACAAAGATTATACAGATGGTAGAAGGCCTGACCATGTAGAATTTGGAACGACATTATCAGAAGACCTAAAACGTCGAGATTTTACAATGAATGCGTTGGCATATGATTTGACAACTGGCCTTCTTGTTGATGAACACTCCGGTCAGAAAGATATCCAAGAACGGAAAATTCGTACGATTGGAGACCCAATCAAACGATTCTCTGAAGATGGATTACGACCCATTCGCGCCTTACGATTTGCTAGTACATTGGGTTTTGAAATTGAACCCGAAACCAAAAAAGCAATTCATGAAACAAAACAAATCACCAAAAAAATATCTTTAGAACGTTTTCAAGATGAAATTCTAAAATCTTTTATAGGCCAAAACCCATCTCGAATGATCCAACTTCTTGTCGAGGAAGGTATCTTTCAAATTTTTCTTCCAAGTCTTCCAACTGAATTAAATCCTCAAAAATATTTTTTAGAAAGACTAGACCAAACATCCAAAGAGATCATCGGACTCCAATTGGCATTGGCATTTTATTCTTTCCTTGCAGATACTACTTCAAAAGAAGTAGAAACAATTTTACGGACCTTGAAGTTTTCTGGCCAAAACACCAAAGACTGCTTATTGTTCTTTGATTTTATTTCTAAATGGGAATCAAATCTCAAAAAAACCAATATAGATGAATTTTTATTAAAGAAAGAATATTTAGCGCCAGTTAAACGACATTTTCAAAACAGATTTAAAATCGATAGAGAATTCATTCTCAAACTGACTCCAATTTTTGGAGAAACCACAATGCAACTAGTTCAAATTTGGGAAGAAGAACCCCCATTGCTTCTGACGGATATGAAACTGAACGGCAATCACCTCACCGAATCCTTCCCTGACCTGGCAAAAACGCATTATGGGACGGTTTTAAATCTCCTCTTGGACCTTGTCCTACACTCGCCTAAAGAAAATGAATATTCTAGACTATTGCGTCACTCTGCTCAATTTATAAGCAATCTGATTAAATAA
- a CDS encoding Fur family transcriptional regulator yields MAGDPSQILKKIGLKVTKNREQVLSILQGSPRPLNHQEIMEKLPKEESWDRVTIYRALSDLEEKNLLNSLHSTDRVTYFELKSDGNHIVSAAHGHLICNVCGKIECIDDPWNGIPSAKQLKGFSTESVEIVFRGKCRNCQ; encoded by the coding sequence ATGGCTGGAGATCCTTCTCAAATACTAAAAAAAATTGGACTAAAAGTAACGAAAAATCGTGAACAAGTTCTATCCATTCTACAAGGATCCCCAAGGCCCCTGAACCACCAAGAAATCATGGAAAAACTCCCCAAAGAGGAGTCTTGGGACAGAGTGACCATCTACAGAGCTTTATCTGATTTAGAAGAAAAAAACCTACTCAATTCTCTTCATTCCACAGATCGTGTCACCTATTTCGAGTTAAAGTCTGATGGAAACCATATTGTTTCCGCAGCACATGGACATTTGATTTGTAATGTTTGTGGTAAAATTGAATGTATTGATGATCCTTGGAATGGAATTCCTTCCGCCAAACAGTTAAAAGGTTTTTCTACCGAATCGGTTGAAATCGTTTTTAGAGGCAAGTGTAGAAATTGCCAATAG